GCGCGGTGGTGCGCTCGGCGGGCCAGGTGAGGACCGACAGCCCACCGCCGCCGGGCAGGGCCTCGCGGAGCGAGCGCGAGCTGAGCCGCCCGCTCGTGTGGTGCAGGGCGTCCCACCGGATGCCGCCCGAGTCCTCCAGCCCGAGCACGCGGTCGACCCCCGCGCCGAGCGGGTCGGCGTCGACCAGCAGCGTCGGGCCGATCGTGGCAGCGGCGCGCGCAAGCGCCGCGGCGAACACCGTGGCCCCGGCGCCGCCGCTGCCGCCGAGCACCCCGACGGTGACCCCGGGGGCGTCGCCCGCGTCGCCGACGTCGGTCAGCATCTCGACCAGCCAGGTCTCGGCCTCGGGCAGCGACAGCACGCCCTCGGCGCCGACCCCGAGCGCCCGGCGGAAGCTCGCGTCGCCGACCGGGGCCCGGCCCAGCACGTGCACCCGGGGTCGTCGCGGCGGGCTGCAGGCGGCGAGCGACGCCGCGGCGTCGTCGCCCACCAGGACGACCGGGGCGGCGGCCCAGGCGCGCAGCGCTCCGACGGCGTCCGGGACCACCCGGGGCACCACCCCCGCCGCGGCGCACAGCCGCTGCACCTCGGCCACCAGCAGCGGGTCGTCCGAGACCAGCACGGGCGCCCGCGCCTCGGCGTGGCCCCGCTCGGCGCGCTCGCGCACCGGGTCGCGGGTCGGGTCGCTGCTGGGGTCGCCGGCCGGGCGGGCGCGTCTCCTGGACATGCGGGCAGGCTCCACCGCGGACGTACGCCGCTGCGGCCACCGCCGCCCACCTGTGGACCGAGCCCCTGCCGAGGGGGCCTGTGGACCCGAACTGGCCGGACCGACCCGGACAAACCGGGAACCGACCTAGACTCAGTGACATGGAACCGGACGCCGGACCGACACCCGCACCTGCGGGCGGGCCGACCGCCGCCTTCTTCGACCTCGACAAGACGATCATCGCGAAGTCGAGCACGCTGGCCTTCAGCCGCGAGTTCCAGGCGGGCGGGCTGATCAGCCGCGGGGCGGTGCTGCGATCGGCGTACGCCCAGTTCGTCTACCTCGTCGGGGGCGCCGACCACGACCAGATGGAGAAGCTGCGCCAGTTCATGTCGTCGATGAGCGCCGGCTGGGACGTCGCCACGGTGCGCACGATCGTCGCCGACGCGCTCCACAACATCGTCGACCCGCTCGTGTACGACGAGGCGGTCGGCCTCATCGAGGACCACCACGCGGCCGGCCGCGACGTCATCATCGTGTCCACCTCCGGCTCCGAGGTCGTCGAGCCCATCGGGGAGATGCTCGGCGCCGACCACGTCGTGGCCACCCGTCTCGAGGTGGTGGACGGGCGCTACACCGGCGAGATCACCTTCTACGCGTACGCCGAGAACAAGGCCTCGGCGATCCGCGGGCTCGCCGACGAGCGGGGCTACGACCTCGAGCGCTGCTACGCCTACAGCGACTCGGTGACCGACGTGCCGATGCTGGAGACCGTCGGCCACCCGTACGCCGTCAACCCCGACAAGGACCTGCGTCGGATCGCCCGCGACCGGGGCTGGCCCGTGCTGGTCTTCGACAAGCCGGTCGCCCTGCGCAGCCGGGTCCGGCTGCCCGCCGCACGCCAGGCGGCGGCGGTCCTCAGCCTGGGCGGGCTGGTGGCGCTGGGCGCCAGCCTGTGGGTCGGCGCCCGCCGCCGCCGCGCCACCGCCTGAGCCGCCCCGACCCGGCTCCGCGCGACACGCGCGCGCCCCTGTGGACGGCGAATGTCAAGCCTTGTGGTGCCCGTCACAGCGGCGTACAAAGGAGGCACGACAACTCCACAGGACCACACACGGAGCCGTTACCCACGCGGCGATCCACCCTTCCTACAGGGGGCTGGTCATCCGGTTCATCCGGGGGCCACAACTGAGAGAATGCACGCTTGGTCATCAGGCCCGTGTGTCCGAGCGGCACCGCGCATGCGCAGACACAGCTACGCACGCACGGTGCCGCTCACCTGTGTCCGGGGTGCCCCGTCCTCCCGAGGGAAGCTCAGCGCCTGAGCGGGCTCGCCTCGGCGCCGCGGGCGTGGGCCTCGGCGGCGTAGAGCAGCCAGGCGTGGAGGCCGGCGCGGGTGCCGCCGGCGTACCCCCGCAGGTTGGACTCGTACTCCGCGCGCAGCGCGAGGTGCCCGGCCTCCGGCACCACGAGCGACGCCGGGTCGACCCCGCGGGCGACCAGCACCAGCCGCTCGGCGGCCCGCGCGACCAGGCCGTTGTGGGCCGAGAACGGCGCAGCGGCCACGACCTCGGCGTGGACGAGCGAGGCCACCAGCAGCGCCGGCACCCTGGTGGCGACCACGGCCTGCCCCAGGGACTGCAGCCGCGAGGCCGCCTCGGGCGTGGTGGGGCGACCGGGGTCGGCGGCCCCGGTCAGCGCGTGGATCCTCGCCAGCGCCTGCAGGGGCGAGCGGCCCAGCACCGGCACCAGACCGAGCAGCTCGGTGCTGACGCGCACCGCCGCCTGGGCCGGGGCGTCGCCCCCACCGTCGCGGACCTGCTCCAGGGTCGACCCCGACCCCTCGAGCACCGCGCTGGCGTGGGCGCCGCGCAGCAGCGAGTCGGCCGTCTGCTCGGGCGTGCTGCGGCGCAGGCCGCGGTCGCGGAGCAGGGCGTCGATGCCGTCGCGGGTCGCGGCGAAGGCCGACGGGACGCCCTCGAGGCCCTCGAGCCACCCGAGCGGGTCGGGCGAGAGGTCGGGGGGCGAGGAGGGCACGGCTGGGAGGGTATCTTCGGCGCAGCATGAGCGAGTCGAGCCCCACCCCCGCAGCGTCGTTCGGCTCCGTGGCCGACGCTTACGACCGAGCCCGGCCGTCCTACCCCGACGCCGCCGTCGACTGGCTGACCGGCGGGGGCCGCTCGCACGTCCTGGAGCTCGGCGCCGGCACCGGCAAGCTGACCGAGGTGCTGCACCGCCGCGGGCACCACGTGCTGGCCACCGACCCGCTCCCGCCGATGCTGCAGCTGCTCGGCCGCCGGGTGCCGGCGCCCCACGTCGCCGCGGCCGCCGAGCACCTGCCGGTGCGCTCGCGCTCGGTCGACGCCGTCGTGTGCGGCCAGTCCTTCCACTGGTTCGACCACGACCGCGCGCTGCTCGAGGCGGCGCGGGTGCTGCGTCCCGGCGGCGTGATCGCCCTGGCCTGGAACGGCCTCGACACCTCGATCCCCTGGGTCAAGCGCCTCGACCGGCTGATCTCGCCGCAGGCCGACCCCGCCCTGGCCCGTCCCGATGCCCGCACCGCGGAGCGCGCCGACCCGCTCATGGGCACGCCGTACTTCGGCTTCGTGGACACCGCGTCGTTCCGGATCTGGGCCACCCACACCCGCGCCACCCTGCTCGACCTCGCGCGCTCGGTCTCCCACGTCGCGACCATGTCGCCGACCGCCCGCGACCGCGTCCTGGCCCAGGTCGGCGCGCTGTACGACGACTACGGCCGCGGCCACGACGGCATGCAGGTGCCCTACGTGACCCGCTGCTACCGCGCCGTCGTGCGCCACCAGGAGCTGCCGCCGGAGGAGACCGCCCGGCCGGAGCAGCCGCCGCGGCCGCAGCGCTCCGGGGCCGACATCCCCCCGCCGGGCCTCGAGGACGACGGCGAGCCCACCGGTCCGATCACCCGGGAGCCGCCCGAGGACCCCGGCATGCAGCTCATCGACTTCCGGTAGTCCCGTGGTCCTCGACGCCCTGCGCGCCCGCTGGCACGACCGCCGCGCGGGCGCGCGCACCGGCCCGCAGCTGGGCTCGGACGCCGACGTCGCGACCTTCCGCACCCTGCACACCGCCTCGCTGGCCTCACCGGCGCTGCGCCGCGGGCTGACCGAGGAGTCGGCCGAGCGGGCGCTGCGCCACCTGCGCAGCCTGCTCGGCACCGCGGCGGTCGCCCTGGCCGACACCGAGCGCCTGCTGGGGTACGACGGCCTGTCGCGCCACCACGCCGACCACGCGGAGCAGCTGGCCGCACGCGCGGTGGCCGGCAGCCGCACGGTCGTCGCCGGGCGCGACGAGCTGGCCTGCGCGACCGAGGGCTGCCTGGTGCGCCACGCCATCGCCAGCCCGCTGGTCATCGACGACCGGGTCGCGGGCGCGCTGGTCGCGCTGGCCGAGTCGCCCTCGGCCAACCTGCTGCGCGCCACCGAGGAGGTCGCTGCGTGGGCCTCGGGCCAGCTGGAGCTGGCCGAGCTCGACGAGCAGCGCCACCGGCTCTCGCGCGCCGAGGTGCGGGCGCTGCGGGCCCAGATCAGCCCCCACTTCGTCTACAACTCCCTGGGCGCGATCGCCTCCTTCGTCCGCACCGACCCCGACCGGGCCCGCGAGCTGCTGCTGGAGTTCGCCGACTTCACCCGCTACTCCTTCCGCCAGCACGGCGAGTTCACGACGCTGGCCGAGGAGCTGCGCTCCATCGAGCGCTACCTGCTGCTCGAGCAAGCCCGCTTCGGCGACCGGCTCCGGGTGCGGCTCCAGGTCGCCCCCGAGGTGCTGGGCGTGAGCATCCCCTTCCTGTGCCTGCAGCCGCTGGTCGAGAACGCCGTCAAGCACGGGCTCGAGGCGGCCTCCGGCGGCGGCACCATCACCATCGAGGCCCGCGACGTCGACCGCGAGTGCGTGATCGCGGTCGAGGACGACGGCGCCGGTCAGGACCCCGAGCGGATCCGCGAGGTGCTGGCGGGCGAGTCGACGGGCGACTCCGTGGGACTCGCCAACGTCGACGAGAGGCTGCGCACGACGTTCGGCGACGACTACGGTCTGGTCGTGGAGACCGCACCCGGCGCCGGCACCAGGGTCGTCGTGCGCGTCCCCAAGTTCGCGCCCGGGACGACCCCGTGAGCTCGTCGGCCGCCCCGGCCACCGGGTCGGGCACGGCTCCCGCCGCCGAGGAGCCGGGGCTGCGCGTCCTGGTCATCGACGACGAGCGCCCGGCGCTCGACGAGCTCGGCTACCTGCTCGGCCGCGACCCCCGGGTGGGCGAGGTGCACGCCACCGGCTCCCCCACCGAGGCGCTGCGGCTGCTGCAGCACCTCGAGGTCGACGCGGTCTTCCTCGACGTCCAGATGCCCGGCCTCAGCGGCATCGACCTGGCCCAGGTGCTGACCCGCTTCCGCACGCCCCCGGCCCTGGTCTTCGTGACCGCCCACGACGAGCACGCCGTGGAGGCCTTCGACCTCGACGCCGTCGACTACGTCCTCAAGCCGGTGCGCGAGCAGCGGCTGGCCGACGCCGTGCGACGCGTGGTCGCCCACGCCCGGCCCGAGGCCGTGGCGCAGGAGCAGGTGCCCGTCGAGCGCGGCGGCGTCACCCGGTTCGTGCCTGTCGCCCAGATCCGCTACGTCGAGGCCGAGGGCGACTACGCCCGGCTGCACACCGGCGAGGAGAGCCACCTGCTGCGGGTGCCGCTCGGCCAGCTCGAGCAGGAGTGGGCCGAGGCCGGCTTCGTGCGGATCCACCGCTCCCTGCTCATCTCCACGGCGTACGTCGAGGAGCTGCGGGTGGACTCCGGGCGCTGCTCGGTCGTGGTCGGCGGACGGGAGCTGCAGGTCAGCCGCCGCCACACCCGCGAGCTGCGCGACCTGCTGGTGCGCCGGGCCCGGCCGTGACCGACCCGACCGGCGGGCCCCCGGCCCGCGTCCGGGTCACCAGCCCCCGCACCGCCCGGCCGCGCCTGGGCCCGCGACCCAGCCCGGCCTCGGAGATCGACGCGCAGAGCGAGCTCGGCGAGATCTACCTGCGCACCCTGCTGCGCGCCCAGCTGCGACTGGGCCTGGGCGTGCTGCTGGCGCTCGCGCTCACCATCGGGCTGCTGCCGCTGGCGTTCTGGCTGGTGCCGTGGCTGACCGAGGTGCACGTGCTGGGCATGCCGCTGTCGTGGGGCGTGCTGGCCTTCGGCTGCTACCCCGTGCTGGTGCTGCTGGCCTGGCGCTACGTGCGGCTGGCCGAGCGCAACGAGCGCGCTTTCGCCCGCGTCGTCGAGCGGACCTGATGGACCCCGGCGCCGCCGCCGGCGAGGGCAACCTGGTCCTGGGGCTGGTCGCGGTCGCGCTGGTGACGGTCGCGACGCTGGCCATCGGCAGCTGGGGGCTGCGCCTCTCGCGCACCACCTCGGACTTCTTCGTCGCCTCGCGCTCGGTGCGCCCCGGCCTCAACGCCTCGGCGATCAGCGGGGAGTACCTCTCGGGCGCCTCCTTCCTCGGCATCGCCGGTCTCGTGCTCAGCAACGGCGCCGAGATGCTCTGGTACCCCGTCGGCTGGACCGCGGGCTACCTCGTGCTGCTCTGCCTGGTGGCCGCTCCGCTGCGGCGCTCGGGGGCCTACACGCTGCCCGACTTCGCCGAGGCCCGGCTGCGCTCGCGAGGGGTGCGCCGCGCCAGCTCGCTGCTGGTGGTGGCGATCGGGTGGCTCTACCTGATGCCGCAGTTCCAGGGCGCCGGCGTCGCCCTGGAGACGACCACCGGGCTGCCGCCGTGGTCCGGCGGCCTGGCGGTCGCGGTGGTGGTGCTGCTCAACGTGCTGGCCGGCGGGATGCGCTCGGTGACCTTCGTCCAGGCCTTCCAGTACTGGCTGAAGCTGACCGCGCTGCTCGTCCCGCTGGTCTTCCTCGTGGTGGTGTGGATCGGCGACGGCGCCCGGTCGCCGGCCGACCCGTCGCTGCTGGTCGGGGGCGCCGACGGCCTGGCCTGGGCCGACCCGATCGACTTCGCGGGCGACCACCCGCTGTACTCGACGTACTCCCTCATGGTGGCGACGTTCCTGGGCGTCATGGGCCTGCCCCACGTGGTGGTGCGCTACTACACCAACCCCGACGGCCGGGCCGCGCGGCAGACCACGCTGACGGTGCTGGCGATGCTCGGGCTGTTCTACGTCGTCCCGCCGGTGTACGGCGCGCTCGGACGCCTCTACGCCCCCGACCTCGCGGCGGGTGGCAGCGACTCCGTGGTGCTGGCGCTGCCGGCCCGCATGGTCGGTGGCCTGGGCGGCGACCTGCTCGTCGCGCTGCTGACCGCGGGGGCGTTCGCGGCCTTCCTCGCGACCTCGTCGGGGCTGACGGTCGCGGTGGCCGGCGTGCTGACCCAGGACGTGACCGCCAAGCGGCTCGAGCCGGTGACCGGCTTCCGGGTGGCGGCCGTGGTCGCCGTGGTGGTGCCCTTCTCGCTGGCGTTCCTGGCCCGCGACGTGGGCGTGGCCACGGTGGTGGGACTGGCCTTCGCGATGGCCGCGGCCACCTTCTGCCCGCTGCTGCTGCTCGGGATCTGGTGGCGCGGCCTGACCGCGACCGGCGCGCTGGCCGGGCTGGTGGTCGGCGGGGCGCTGACGGGCGCGGCCGTGCTCGATAACCTGCTCGTCGACCGGCAGAGCGGCTGGCTGGCGGCGCTGGTCGGGCAGCCCGCCGCGTGGGCGGTGCCGGCGGCGTTCGCCACCATGGTCCTGGTCTCGCGGGCCACCCGCTCGCGCGTCCCGGCCCACGCCTCGCGGTTCATGGTCCGGCTGCACACCCCCGAGCACGTCCAGCTCGACCGCGACTGACGCGGCCCGGTCCCCGGAGCGGCCGGGCGACCGCTCGTCGCGCGGGAGCGACCGTTCGCCGACTGCTCGCCCCCGCCCGCCGCGTGGGGGTCGCGCGGCCCTGCCGCGCGGCCCACGTCGGTGGCACGGTGACGTCGATCACAGCCCGACTCCCGCTGCTCCGAAGGGTGCCCCATGACCGAGACCGACGCCGCCGCCCAGGCGGCTCGCCACGACCCCGTCTACGACCGGCTGCACGAGACGGCCGAGTTCGCCGAGCTCCGCCGTCGCTACCGGGGGTTCGTCTTCCCCGCGACCGCGGCGTTCCTGGTGTGGTACCTGCTCTACGTCGTCCTCAGCAACTGGGCGCCCGGCTTCATGGGGGCCAAGCTGTTCGGCAACATCAACGTGGCGCTGGTCTTCGGCCTGCTGCAGTTCGTGACGACGTTCCTGCTGGCCTACCTCTACAGCTCCTACTCCAACCGCAAGCTCGACCCGCTGGCCCGCCAGCTCAACGAGGAGTACGAGCGCGGTCGCCGCGGCGGCTCGGACGAGCGGGAGGCCCGGGCATGAACCACCAGGTGCTGACCACGACCCTGTTCCTCGCCGTCGTCGCGCTGACGATCGGCATCACCTTCTGGGCCAGCCGGCAGTCCTCCGGCGCGGCCGACTACTACGCCGGCGGGCGCAACTTCTCCGGCTTCCAGAACGGCCTGGCCATCGGCGGCGACTACATGTCGGCCGCGTCGTTCCTCGGCATCTCCGGCGCCATCGCGCTTTCGGGCTACGACGGCTTCCTCTACTCCATCGGCTTCCTCGTGGCCTGGCTGGTGGCGCTGCTCCTGGTCGCAGAGGTGCTGCGCAACTCGGGCCGCTACACGATGGCCGACCAGCTGGCGTACCGCATGAAGCAGCGCCCCGTGCGCACCGCGGCCGCCACCTCGACCGTCGTGGTCTCGATCTTCTACCTGCTCGCGCAGATGGTCGGTGCCGGTGCGCTGGTCTCGCTGCTGCTCGGCGTCGACGGCCGGTTCGCCACCAACGTCACCATCTTCGGCGTCGGCATCCTCATGGTCTTCTACGTGACCGTCGGCGGCATGAAGGGCACCACCTGGGTCCAGATCGTCAAGGCCGTGCTGCTGATGGCCGGCTCCGCGCTGATCGTGGTGCTGGTGCTCGCGCAGTTCAGCTTCAACCTCTCCGACCTGCTCGGCACCGCCGCCAGCAACAGCGGCAAGGGCTCGGCGTTCCTGGAGCCCGGCCTGAAGTACGGCGTCTCGACCACCAGCAAGATCGACTTCCTGTCCCTCGGCCTCGCGCTGGTGCTCGGCACGGCCGGCCTGCCGCACATCCTGATCCGCTTCTACACCACCCCGACCTCGCGGGACGCCCGCAAGTCGGTGCTGTGGGCGATCGGCCTGATCGGCGTGTTCTACCTGTTCACGCTGGTCCTGGGCTTCGGTGCCGCCGCGCTGCTGGGCGACTCCGACAAGGAGCGCGTCACCGCCTCGGGCGGCAACCTGGCCTCGCCGCTGCTCGCCGAGACCGTGGGTGGTGGCTCCGGCTCCACCGGCGGCGCCATC
This genomic interval from Nocardioides scoriae contains the following:
- a CDS encoding HAD family hydrolase, with the translated sequence MEPDAGPTPAPAGGPTAAFFDLDKTIIAKSSTLAFSREFQAGGLISRGAVLRSAYAQFVYLVGGADHDQMEKLRQFMSSMSAGWDVATVRTIVADALHNIVDPLVYDEAVGLIEDHHAAGRDVIIVSTSGSEVVEPIGEMLGADHVVATRLEVVDGRYTGEITFYAYAENKASAIRGLADERGYDLERCYAYSDSVTDVPMLETVGHPYAVNPDKDLRRIARDRGWPVLVFDKPVALRSRVRLPAARQAAAVLSLGGLVALGASLWVGARRRRATA
- a CDS encoding solute symporter family protein; its protein translation is MNHQVLTTTLFLAVVALTIGITFWASRQSSGAADYYAGGRNFSGFQNGLAIGGDYMSAASFLGISGAIALSGYDGFLYSIGFLVAWLVALLLVAEVLRNSGRYTMADQLAYRMKQRPVRTAAATSTVVVSIFYLLAQMVGAGALVSLLLGVDGRFATNVTIFGVGILMVFYVTVGGMKGTTWVQIVKAVLLMAGSALIVVLVLAQFSFNLSDLLGTAASNSGKGSAFLEPGLKYGVSTTSKIDFLSLGLALVLGTAGLPHILIRFYTTPTSRDARKSVLWAIGLIGVFYLFTLVLGFGAAALLGDSDKERVTASGGNLASPLLAETVGGGSGSTGGAILLAVIAAVAFATILAVVAGLTLTSSVSVAHDLYNSVWRKGEATEKEELKVARIAAGAIGLVAIILAIPAQKLNIAFLVALAFAIAASANLPAIVYNMFWKRFNTRGAVWSIYGGLVSSVGLVIFSPIMSGKTDAATGANLSLLPASIDISWFPLENPGIVSIPLGFLLGYLGSITSKEPEAVDRYTELEVRALTGAGAEASVQH
- a CDS encoding class I SAM-dependent methyltransferase; its protein translation is MSESSPTPAASFGSVADAYDRARPSYPDAAVDWLTGGGRSHVLELGAGTGKLTEVLHRRGHHVLATDPLPPMLQLLGRRVPAPHVAAAAEHLPVRSRSVDAVVCGQSFHWFDHDRALLEAARVLRPGGVIALAWNGLDTSIPWVKRLDRLISPQADPALARPDARTAERADPLMGTPYFGFVDTASFRIWATHTRATLLDLARSVSHVATMSPTARDRVLAQVGALYDDYGRGHDGMQVPYVTRCYRAVVRHQELPPEETARPEQPPRPQRSGADIPPPGLEDDGEPTGPITREPPEDPGMQLIDFR
- a CDS encoding LytR/AlgR family response regulator transcription factor, whose amino-acid sequence is MSSSAAPATGSGTAPAAEEPGLRVLVIDDERPALDELGYLLGRDPRVGEVHATGSPTEALRLLQHLEVDAVFLDVQMPGLSGIDLAQVLTRFRTPPALVFVTAHDEHAVEAFDLDAVDYVLKPVREQRLADAVRRVVAHARPEAVAQEQVPVERGGVTRFVPVAQIRYVEAEGDYARLHTGEESHLLRVPLGQLEQEWAEAGFVRIHRSLLISTAYVEELRVDSGRCSVVVGGRELQVSRRHTRELRDLLVRRARP
- the ssd gene encoding septum site-determining protein Ssd, whose translation is MSRRRARPAGDPSSDPTRDPVRERAERGHAEARAPVLVSDDPLLVAEVQRLCAAAGVVPRVVPDAVGALRAWAAAPVVLVGDDAAASLAACSPPRRPRVHVLGRAPVGDASFRRALGVGAEGVLSLPEAETWLVEMLTDVGDAGDAPGVTVGVLGGSGGAGATVFAAALARAAATIGPTLLVDADPLGAGVDRVLGLEDSGGIRWDALHHTSGRLSSRSLREALPGGGGLSVLTWPAERTTAPQADVLREVLSAARRGFGAVVVDLPRHPDPVAEEAVVRCDHVVLVSTLTVPAVSAAARVAARLPGPTPTRHLVTRAGRGGVTPESVSRLLQVPLLCAMTSQRGLDESVDLGAGPGHPRRGPLARAAATAVRELLPDLPGSAPAPRTATRAGAVA
- a CDS encoding Fic family protein, with the protein product MPSSPPDLSPDPLGWLEGLEGVPSAFAATRDGIDALLRDRGLRRSTPEQTADSLLRGAHASAVLEGSGSTLEQVRDGGGDAPAQAAVRVSTELLGLVPVLGRSPLQALARIHALTGAADPGRPTTPEAASRLQSLGQAVVATRVPALLVASLVHAEVVAAAPFSAHNGLVARAAERLVLVARGVDPASLVVPEAGHLALRAEYESNLRGYAGGTRAGLHAWLLYAAEAHARGAEASPLRR
- a CDS encoding sensor histidine kinase, with the translated sequence MVLDALRARWHDRRAGARTGPQLGSDADVATFRTLHTASLASPALRRGLTEESAERALRHLRSLLGTAAVALADTERLLGYDGLSRHHADHAEQLAARAVAGSRTVVAGRDELACATEGCLVRHAIASPLVIDDRVAGALVALAESPSANLLRATEEVAAWASGQLELAELDEQRHRLSRAEVRALRAQISPHFVYNSLGAIASFVRTDPDRARELLLEFADFTRYSFRQHGEFTTLAEELRSIERYLLLEQARFGDRLRVRLQVAPEVLGVSIPFLCLQPLVENAVKHGLEAASGGGTITIEARDVDRECVIAVEDDGAGQDPERIREVLAGESTGDSVGLANVDERLRTTFGDDYGLVVETAPGAGTRVVVRVPKFAPGTTP
- a CDS encoding DUF485 domain-containing protein, translated to MTETDAAAQAARHDPVYDRLHETAEFAELRRRYRGFVFPATAAFLVWYLLYVVLSNWAPGFMGAKLFGNINVALVFGLLQFVTTFLLAYLYSSYSNRKLDPLARQLNEEYERGRRGGSDEREARA
- a CDS encoding sodium/solute symporter — translated: MDPGAAAGEGNLVLGLVAVALVTVATLAIGSWGLRLSRTTSDFFVASRSVRPGLNASAISGEYLSGASFLGIAGLVLSNGAEMLWYPVGWTAGYLVLLCLVAAPLRRSGAYTLPDFAEARLRSRGVRRASSLLVVAIGWLYLMPQFQGAGVALETTTGLPPWSGGLAVAVVVLLNVLAGGMRSVTFVQAFQYWLKLTALLVPLVFLVVVWIGDGARSPADPSLLVGGADGLAWADPIDFAGDHPLYSTYSLMVATFLGVMGLPHVVVRYYTNPDGRAARQTTLTVLAMLGLFYVVPPVYGALGRLYAPDLAAGGSDSVVLALPARMVGGLGGDLLVALLTAGAFAAFLATSSGLTVAVAGVLTQDVTAKRLEPVTGFRVAAVVAVVVPFSLAFLARDVGVATVVGLAFAMAAATFCPLLLLGIWWRGLTATGALAGLVVGGALTGAAVLDNLLVDRQSGWLAALVGQPAAWAVPAAFATMVLVSRATRSRVPAHASRFMVRLHTPEHVQLDRD